In the genome of Oncorhynchus clarkii lewisi isolate Uvic-CL-2024 chromosome 4, UVic_Ocla_1.0, whole genome shotgun sequence, one region contains:
- the LOC139407639 gene encoding polymeric immunoglobulin receptor-like isoform X2 yields MVPLYLLILVFVHGPPGCNSLWTVTKSTAKSGGAITIPCHYHRMFRDHVKYWCKGRTWALCTVMASTDPRRSRGGMSITDIPEELVFTVTMNNLQETDTNRYWCALKVGAIGKPDVKVSVELTVTQGSPDLSVVDELVSVEEGGSVSVQCLYSDTLRGKEKKWCRSGDRHSCQTQTDTSQNASVVISDGKRGVFNVTMKELEKKDAGWYWCSVGDLQAAVHINVTQRSTAHRNTAAVTTPTLPMLHSAFSTFTDSTATSASKTNPSATVDSALTTSSYGSATPYPSVSVPYITIHSSTLTSSLTTAQPTCCPSTESTSSNKKIRNLPWHAPILIVLAMVLLVIVVIAAVNIYRSSRNNIRLVEGEMTELVINQDQ; encoded by the exons ATGGTTCCCCTTTATCTTCTCATCCTTGTCTTTGTCCATGGACCACCAG GTTGCAACAGCCTGTGGACGGTGACAAAAAGTACTGCAAAGAGTGGCGGCGCCATCACGATCCCCTGCCACTACCACCGCATGTTCAGAGACCATGTCAAATACTGGTGTAAGGGCAGAACCTGGGCCTTATGTACAGTGATGGCAAGCACCGACCCAAGGCGGAGCAGAGGAGGCATGTCAATCACAGACATTCCAGAGGAGCTGGTCTTCACTGTGACCATGAATAACCTACAGGAGACTGACACCAACAGGTACTGGTGTGCTCTGAAAGTGGGCGCGATAGGCAAGCCGGATGTTAAAGTTTCCGTGGAGCTCACAGTCACCCAAG GCTCTCCTGATCTGTCAGTGGTTGATGAGCTGGTATCTGTTGAGGAGGGGGGCAGTGTCAGTGTACAGTGTCTCTACAGTGACACACTCAGAGGCAAAGAGAAGAAGTGGTGCAGGAGTGGGGACCGGCATTCctgtcagacacagacagatactaGCCAGAATGCATCTGTTGTGATCAGTGATGGCAAGAGGGGAGTGTTCAATGTGACAATGAAAGAACTAGAGAAGAAAGATGCAGGCTGGTATTGGTGCTCTGTTGGAGACCTACAGGCTGCAGTTCATATCAATGTCACTCAGAGATCTACAGCACACAGGAACACTGCAG CAGTGACTACTCCAACGCTGCCCATGTTACACTCCGCATTCTCGACATTCACAGACTCCACAGCTACCTCTGCCTCAAAGACAAACCCTTCCGCCACAGTAGACTCTGCTCTGACAACATCCTCATATGGCTCTGCAACTCCATATCCATCCGTCTCAGTTCCATACATCACAATCcattcttccacactgacttctTCACTAACAACAGCACAACCTACATGCTGTCCTTCTACCGAATCTACATCTTCTAACAAGAAAATCAG AAACCTGCCCTGGCATGCTCCTATTCTCATTGTGTTGGCCATGGTGttgttggttattgttgttattgctgCAGTCAACATCTATAGATCTTCCAGGAATA ATATCAGACTTGTGGAAGGAGAGATGACTGAGCTGGTGATAAATCAAGATCAATGA
- the LOC139407639 gene encoding polymeric immunoglobulin receptor-like isoform X1, with the protein MVPLYLLILVFVHGPPGCNSLWTVTKSTAKSGGAITIPCHYHRMFRDHVKYWCKGRTWALCTVMASTDPRRSRGGMSITDIPEELVFTVTMNNLQETDTNRYWCALKVGAIGKPDVKVSVELTVTQGSPDLSVVDELVSVEEGGSVSVQCLYSDTLRGKEKKWCRSGDRHSCQTQTDTSQNASVVISDGKRGVFNVTMKELEKKDAGWYWCSVGDLQAAVHINVTQRSTAHRNTAEAVTTPTLPMLHSAFSTFTDSTATSASKTNPSATVDSALTTSSYGSATPYPSVSVPYITIHSSTLTSSLTTAQPTCCPSTESTSSNKKIRNLPWHAPILIVLAMVLLVIVVIAAVNIYRSSRNNIRLVEGEMTELVINQDQ; encoded by the exons ATGGTTCCCCTTTATCTTCTCATCCTTGTCTTTGTCCATGGACCACCAG GTTGCAACAGCCTGTGGACGGTGACAAAAAGTACTGCAAAGAGTGGCGGCGCCATCACGATCCCCTGCCACTACCACCGCATGTTCAGAGACCATGTCAAATACTGGTGTAAGGGCAGAACCTGGGCCTTATGTACAGTGATGGCAAGCACCGACCCAAGGCGGAGCAGAGGAGGCATGTCAATCACAGACATTCCAGAGGAGCTGGTCTTCACTGTGACCATGAATAACCTACAGGAGACTGACACCAACAGGTACTGGTGTGCTCTGAAAGTGGGCGCGATAGGCAAGCCGGATGTTAAAGTTTCCGTGGAGCTCACAGTCACCCAAG GCTCTCCTGATCTGTCAGTGGTTGATGAGCTGGTATCTGTTGAGGAGGGGGGCAGTGTCAGTGTACAGTGTCTCTACAGTGACACACTCAGAGGCAAAGAGAAGAAGTGGTGCAGGAGTGGGGACCGGCATTCctgtcagacacagacagatactaGCCAGAATGCATCTGTTGTGATCAGTGATGGCAAGAGGGGAGTGTTCAATGTGACAATGAAAGAACTAGAGAAGAAAGATGCAGGCTGGTATTGGTGCTCTGTTGGAGACCTACAGGCTGCAGTTCATATCAATGTCACTCAGAGATCTACAGCACACAGGAACACTGCAG AAGCAGTGACTACTCCAACGCTGCCCATGTTACACTCCGCATTCTCGACATTCACAGACTCCACAGCTACCTCTGCCTCAAAGACAAACCCTTCCGCCACAGTAGACTCTGCTCTGACAACATCCTCATATGGCTCTGCAACTCCATATCCATCCGTCTCAGTTCCATACATCACAATCcattcttccacactgacttctTCACTAACAACAGCACAACCTACATGCTGTCCTTCTACCGAATCTACATCTTCTAACAAGAAAATCAG AAACCTGCCCTGGCATGCTCCTATTCTCATTGTGTTGGCCATGGTGttgttggttattgttgttattgctgCAGTCAACATCTATAGATCTTCCAGGAATA ATATCAGACTTGTGGAAGGAGAGATGACTGAGCTGGTGATAAATCAAGATCAATGA